From the Quercus lobata isolate SW786 chromosome 6, ValleyOak3.0 Primary Assembly, whole genome shotgun sequence genome, one window contains:
- the LOC115949774 gene encoding uncharacterized protein LOC115949774: MAMRWFNGLKTNSIDSYRQLTQAFGSRFVTKRRALWPLSALLSLSMHDGETLKAYLDRYWETYNEMEDNFDDVTIITFKNSLLADHGLRKSLTGKLATSMCQLMDRIDKYKRVEEDQLQGRGKEKVILQETRDFRSDWYSSNHPRRDFVGQPGTTNAQIVNAVFREPVHRFLEKIKNEPYFRWPNKMAGEPSRRDQNFYCQYHQDHGIPRRTARTSGTTWTSSFGKES, translated from the coding sequence atggcgatgaggtggtttaatGGTCTAAAGACGAACTCCATAGACTCATATAGGCAGTTGACCCAAGCTTTTGGCTCTCGCTTCGTTACGAAACGCAGAGCCCTTTGGCCTTTGAGCGCTTTGTTGTCGTTATCCATGCATGATGGAGAAACCTTAAAGGCCTACTTGGACAGATATTGGGAGACGTACAATGAAATGGAAGACAACTTTGACGACGTCACCATTATCACTTTCAAAAATAGTCTCCTAGCCGATCACGGCCTGCGGAAGTCTTTGACTGGCAAACTCGCCACCAGTATGTGCCAACTGATGGATCGGATCGACAAGTACAAGCGAGTGGAGGAAGACCAGTTGCAgggaagaggaaaagagaaggtTATCCTTCAGGAGActagggatttcaggtcggattgGTATAGCAGCAACCACCCAAGAAGGGACTTTGTAGGGCAACCCGGAACAACCAATGCACAGATTGTCAACGCCGTATTCCGAGAACCAGTACATCGGtttttggagaaaatcaagaatgagcCATACTTTAGGTGGCCGAATAAGATGGCGGGGGAACCCTCGAGGCGCGATCAGAACttttattgccaataccaccaagACCATGGCATACCACGGAGAACTGCAAGAACCTCTGGAACCACCTGGACCAGCTCGTTCGGGAAGGAAAGCTGA